A stretch of Candidatus Aminicenantes bacterium DNA encodes these proteins:
- a CDS encoding YbaB/EbfC family nucleoid-associated protein: MKGIGDLNKMLKTAKEMQERMQKEMAEMRVEGTSGGGMVVLTVDGQKNLMSLKLDPEVVNKDDVDMLQDLIVAAFNDAAAKVDDQMSQKMGAMGAGLKIPGMS, encoded by the coding sequence ATGAAAGGCATCGGCGACCTCAATAAAATGCTCAAGACGGCCAAGGAGATGCAGGAGCGGATGCAGAAGGAGATGGCCGAAATGCGGGTTGAGGGAACAAGCGGAGGCGGCATGGTCGTCCTGACCGTGGACGGCCAGAAAAACCTGATGTCCCTCAAGCTCGACCCCGAGGTTGTCAACAAGGACGACGTCGACATGCTCCAGGACCTCATCGTGGCCGCCTTCAACGACGCCGCGGCCAAGGTCGACGATCAGATGTCGCAGAAGATGGGGGCCATGGGTGCGGGGCTTAAAATCCCGGGGATGTCCTGA
- the dnaX gene encoding DNA polymerase III subunit gamma/tau, which produces MQYLVYARKYRPKTFEEMIGQKAVVRTLQNALANNRIAQAYIFSGMRGVGKTTAARILAKALNCEKGPTPTPCNVCESCREIDEDRSLDVLEIDGASTRGIDDIRSLRDSVRYKAMHSRTKVIYIDEFHQITGPAFQALLKTLEEPPPQTVFIFATTEFHKVPATIVSRCQHFEFKRVSHREIVNHLNVIAGKEGLTVTPYGLGLIAEASEGSIRDAQSLLDQAVAFCGETIGDAEIKEILGVVSRDLLFAFSAAVQDGRADLVFGLTEKAVEAGHDLRFFYKELVQHFRNLLLVRTVEAAQDLLLVAAEDMVRLKAEAEKAPPEEWLRRLQALQAAEGGLKFASHPQIYFETVMVRLCHFRRLVAVQDILREIEILKAGSGDGGTGPRRNPAADSPRPAPRMTPIPTATIRTGPAPAGPRPEPPAPRAIPAAEPRPPARTAEPAAPAPGRDSDREAALKDPSLRLFMDKFKARIVSVDNKPKLPDEET; this is translated from the coding sequence ATGCAATACTTGGTTTACGCCCGCAAGTACCGGCCGAAGACGTTCGAGGAGATGATCGGCCAGAAGGCCGTCGTTCGCACTCTGCAGAACGCCCTTGCTAATAACAGGATAGCCCAAGCTTATATCTTTTCCGGCATGCGCGGCGTCGGCAAGACGACCGCCGCCCGCATCCTGGCCAAGGCCCTCAACTGCGAGAAGGGGCCGACCCCGACCCCCTGCAACGTCTGCGAGAGCTGCCGCGAGATCGATGAGGACCGCTCCCTGGACGTCCTGGAGATCGACGGAGCCTCAACACGTGGCATCGATGACATCCGCTCGCTCCGCGACTCGGTCCGCTACAAGGCCATGCATAGCCGGACTAAAGTCATTTATATTGACGAGTTCCATCAGATAACAGGACCTGCTTTTCAAGCCCTTCTTAAAACGCTCGAGGAGCCTCCTCCACAGACGGTCTTCATCTTTGCCACGACCGAGTTCCACAAAGTCCCGGCTACCATCGTTTCCCGCTGTCAGCACTTCGAGTTCAAGCGGGTTTCCCACCGCGAGATCGTCAACCACCTTAACGTCATCGCCGGCAAGGAGGGCCTGACCGTCACGCCCTACGGCCTGGGGCTGATCGCCGAAGCTTCGGAGGGGTCCATCCGCGACGCCCAGAGCCTGCTGGACCAGGCGGTGGCTTTCTGCGGCGAGACGATCGGCGACGCCGAGATCAAGGAGATCCTGGGAGTCGTCAGCCGCGACCTTCTGTTCGCCTTCTCCGCGGCCGTGCAGGACGGGAGGGCGGACCTGGTCTTCGGACTGACCGAGAAGGCGGTCGAGGCGGGCCACGACTTGCGCTTCTTTTACAAGGAGCTGGTCCAGCACTTCCGAAACCTGCTTTTAGTGCGCACGGTCGAAGCGGCCCAGGACCTCCTGCTTGTCGCCGCCGAAGACATGGTCCGGCTTAAAGCCGAGGCCGAGAAGGCGCCCCCCGAGGAATGGCTGCGGCGCCTGCAGGCCCTGCAGGCGGCCGAGGGCGGACTCAAGTTCGCTTCCCATCCCCAGATTTATTTCGAGACCGTCATGGTCCGTCTCTGCCACTTCCGCCGGCTCGTCGCCGTGCAGGACATCCTGCGGGAGATCGAGATCCTCAAGGCGGGAAGCGGGGACGGGGGGACCGGTCCGCGCCGGAACCCGGCCGCGGATTCTCCTCGGCCGGCCCCGCGGATGACCCCGATCCCCACGGCGACGATCCGGACCGGCCCCGCGCCGGCCGGGCCGCGGCCCGAGCCGCCCGCGCCGCGCGCGATCCCCGCCGCGGAGCCCCGCCCGCCCGCCCGGACCGCCGAACCGGCGGCCCCCGCGCCCGGCCGCGATTCCGACCGGGAGGCGGCCCTCAAGGACCCTTCCCTGCGCCTGTTCATGGACAAGTTCAAGGCCCGCATCGTGTCCGTGGACAACAAGCCCAAGCTGCCGGACGAGGAGACCTGA
- a CDS encoding heparan-alpha-glucosaminide N-acetyltransferase — MALSIERPLPPAKAGNRIWEIDFLRGVAILLMVAYHFGYDLVELAGVRTVLGIRVNLQSPPFQFLVSFFAGLFVALCGISGTLTRSNIRRGLKLLAVALLVTAASFVFNREETIFFGILHCLGVSLLLYGLILERAKPLTCLAAAGFIFGLTITVPLALKNVPIRFDWLLPFGVFSDTFSSFDYFPLLPWFGVFLVGAAAGKAFYSPRQSLLPPLSPVPLVNIAGRYSLWIYVIHQPVLLGLFTLLGLIK; from the coding sequence ATGGCCCTATCGATCGAACGGCCCTTGCCTCCCGCCAAGGCCGGGAATCGGATCTGGGAGATCGACTTTCTGCGCGGCGTCGCCATCCTCCTGATGGTGGCCTATCACTTCGGCTACGACCTGGTCGAGCTGGCCGGGGTCCGCACGGTTCTGGGAATCCGGGTCAACCTTCAATCCCCTCCGTTTCAGTTCCTGGTCAGCTTCTTCGCCGGGCTCTTCGTGGCCCTTTGCGGGATCAGCGGAACCTTGACCCGCTCCAATATCCGCCGGGGGCTCAAGCTGCTGGCGGTGGCCCTGCTGGTCACCGCGGCCAGCTTCGTCTTCAACCGCGAGGAAACGATCTTCTTCGGCATCCTCCATTGCCTCGGAGTGAGCCTCCTGCTCTACGGCCTGATCCTGGAACGGGCCAAGCCCCTGACCTGCCTGGCGGCGGCCGGCTTTATCTTCGGCCTCACGATCACTGTCCCGTTGGCCCTCAAAAACGTGCCTATCCGGTTTGACTGGCTCCTGCCCTTCGGCGTCTTCAGCGACACCTTCTCGTCGTTCGACTATTTCCCCCTCCTCCCCTGGTTCGGCGTGTTCCTGGTCGGGGCCGCGGCCGGCAAGGCATTCTATAGCCCGAGGCAAAGCCTCTTGCCGCCCCTGTCTCCCGTTCCGCTAGTCAACATTGCGGGCCGCTATTCGCTGTGGATTTACGTCATCCACCAGCCGGTTCTTCTTGGATTGTTCACCCTCCTCGGGCTGATTAAATGA
- the recR gene encoding recombination mediator RecR, giving the protein MTEAAQPLNRLIEELRRIPSIGAKTAQRIAFHILAQPAAEAEALAESIREVKKSLFPCSVCNNITHVDPCAFCSDPSRADDALCIVEEPFNIGTIEKTGVFHGRYHVLLGTLAPMKGVGPEDLKLDKLVKRLSGSGVREVIIATNPTADGEATAHFLVRMLCHLPLKMTRLAMGLPVGSDIDYADQVTMRKALEGRTEMKD; this is encoded by the coding sequence ATGACGGAAGCCGCCCAGCCGCTGAACCGCCTGATCGAAGAGCTGCGGCGGATTCCCAGCATCGGGGCCAAGACCGCCCAGCGCATCGCCTTCCACATCCTGGCCCAGCCGGCGGCCGAGGCGGAAGCCCTGGCCGAGAGCATCCGCGAGGTCAAGAAAAGCCTGTTCCCCTGCTCCGTCTGCAACAACATCACCCACGTCGACCCGTGCGCCTTCTGCTCCGATCCGTCGCGTGCGGACGACGCGCTCTGCATCGTCGAAGAGCCCTTCAACATCGGGACGATCGAGAAGACGGGAGTTTTCCACGGACGCTACCACGTCCTGCTGGGGACACTGGCGCCCATGAAAGGGGTCGGCCCCGAGGACCTCAAGCTGGACAAGCTGGTCAAGCGCCTTTCGGGAAGCGGCGTCCGGGAAGTCATCATTGCCACCAATCCGACCGCGGACGGCGAGGCGACCGCCCACTTTCTGGTCCGGATGCTCTGTCACCTGCCGCTCAAGATGACCCGGCTGGCCATGGGCCTGCCGGTCGGCTCGGACATCGACTACGCCGACCAGGTCACGATGCGCAAGGCTCTGGAAGGCCGGACGGAGATGAAAGACTAG